Proteins encoded by one window of Micromonospora coxensis:
- the qcrB gene encoding cytochrome bc1 complex cytochrome b subunit — MKRRKFDAAAVPAKTAGAVDDRFQVATPLRKLLNKVFPDHWSFLLGEIALFSFVVLLMTGVFLTFFYEPAMTEVVYNGSYAPLRGTPMSAAYASSLDISFDVRGGLIMRQMHHWSALLFMAAIVVHMMRVFFTGAFRKPRETNWIIGSLLFWVGFLAGFTGYSLPDDGLSGTGLRIASGIMLSIPVIGSWLTSSIFGGEFPGTIIISRFYIAHVLLIPGLLLALIGAHLGLVFKQKHTQWPGPGRTNENVVGERMFPRYALKQGGFFMVVFGVIALMGGLFQINPIWYFGPYEAWVVSAASQPDWYVMFLDGSTRLMPAWEINIPIGDGYVIPPLFWPTVVLPGILVGLSTMYPFLEARRLKDHKHHNLLQRPRDVPARTAVGAMAVSFYIVLTLSGGNDVIADKFQISLNAMTWAGRVGLLVIPPLAYYVTYRICLGLQQHDREVLAHGVETGIIRRLPDGRFVEVHQPLTSADGHDGHAELDYVGWVVPKKMNRLGALGPAIRGFFYPIEKPAEAPVSPGHPPVEPRAEREEIGSGESRR; from the coding sequence GTGAAGCGCCGAAAGTTCGATGCAGCAGCGGTGCCGGCCAAGACGGCCGGTGCGGTGGACGACCGCTTCCAGGTCGCCACCCCGCTGCGCAAACTCCTCAACAAGGTCTTCCCGGACCACTGGTCCTTCCTGCTCGGCGAGATCGCGCTCTTCTCGTTCGTCGTGCTGCTGATGACCGGTGTCTTCCTGACCTTCTTCTACGAGCCGGCGATGACCGAGGTGGTCTACAACGGCAGCTACGCCCCGCTGCGGGGCACGCCGATGTCCGCCGCGTACGCCTCCAGCCTGGACATCTCGTTCGACGTCCGCGGTGGCCTGATCATGCGGCAGATGCACCACTGGTCGGCGCTGCTGTTCATGGCCGCGATCGTCGTGCACATGATGCGGGTCTTCTTCACCGGCGCGTTCCGCAAGCCGCGGGAGACGAACTGGATCATCGGTTCGCTGCTGTTCTGGGTCGGCTTCCTGGCCGGCTTCACCGGCTACTCGCTGCCGGACGACGGCCTCTCCGGCACCGGTCTGCGGATCGCCTCCGGCATCATGCTCTCGATCCCGGTGATCGGCTCCTGGCTGACCTCGTCGATCTTCGGCGGTGAGTTCCCCGGCACGATCATCATCAGCCGGTTCTACATCGCCCACGTGTTGCTGATCCCGGGTCTGCTGCTCGCGCTGATCGGCGCCCACCTGGGCCTGGTCTTCAAGCAGAAGCACACCCAGTGGCCCGGCCCCGGCCGGACCAACGAGAACGTGGTCGGCGAGCGGATGTTCCCGCGCTACGCGCTCAAGCAGGGCGGCTTCTTCATGGTCGTCTTCGGCGTGATCGCGCTGATGGGCGGTCTGTTCCAGATCAACCCGATCTGGTACTTCGGCCCGTACGAGGCGTGGGTGGTCTCGGCCGCCAGCCAGCCCGACTGGTACGTCATGTTCCTCGACGGCTCGACCCGCCTCATGCCGGCCTGGGAGATCAACATCCCGATCGGCGACGGGTACGTCATCCCGCCGCTGTTCTGGCCCACGGTCGTGCTGCCGGGCATCCTGGTCGGCCTGTCGACGATGTACCCGTTCCTGGAGGCCCGCCGCCTCAAGGACCACAAGCACCACAACCTGCTCCAGCGGCCGCGGGACGTTCCGGCCCGTACCGCGGTGGGCGCCATGGCGGTGTCGTTCTACATCGTGCTGACCCTCTCCGGCGGCAACGACGTGATCGCCGACAAGTTCCAGATCAGCCTCAACGCGATGACCTGGGCGGGCCGGGTCGGCCTGCTGGTGATCCCGCCGCTGGCGTACTACGTCACGTACCGGATCTGCCTCGGCCTCCAGCAGCACGACCGGGAGGTGCTGGCCCACGGCGTGGAGACCGGCATCATCCGGCGCCTGCCGGACGGCCGGTTCGTCGAGGTGCACCAGCCACTGACCTCGGCCGACGGTCACGACGGACACGCCGAGCTGGACTACGTCGGCTGGGTGGTGCCGAAGAAGATGAACCGGCTCGGGGCCCTCGGCCCGGCGATCCGGGGCTTCTTCTACCCGATCGAGAAGCCGGCCGAGGCGCCGGTCTCGCCGGGACACCCGCCGGTCGAGCCGCGCGCCGAGCGCGAGGAGATCGGCAGCGGCGAGAGCCGTCGCTGA
- a CDS encoding Lrp/AsnC family transcriptional regulator, translating to MITAIVLIDCATDSIPEVAETLANLPGVSEVYSVAGHVDLIAVVRVREFEQIAEVIAGRISKVPGVIDTESHIAFRAYSQHDLEEAFAIGLANAD from the coding sequence GTGATCACCGCGATCGTCCTGATCGACTGCGCCACCGACTCGATCCCCGAGGTGGCCGAGACTCTGGCCAACCTGCCCGGCGTCAGCGAGGTCTACTCGGTGGCCGGGCACGTGGACCTGATCGCCGTGGTCCGGGTCCGCGAGTTCGAGCAGATCGCCGAGGTCATCGCCGGCCGCATCTCCAAGGTGCCCGGCGTGATCGACACCGAGTCGCACATCGCGTTCCGCGCCTACTCCCAGCACGACCTGGAGGAGGCGTTCGCGATCGGTCTCGCCAACGCCGACTGA
- a CDS encoding M48 family metallopeptidase — protein MTPRGWAVLTLAALVTALLVAGALLVPWSRPPAPRADQLAALRDLPAEQVARGREFRAALRPGAYGALALGLLVALLLGLTPLGARLVELAGRPFGDHWIARAVLGGLAVVLVADLLTLPFAAWRHAVLTRYGLSTHGWGGWTVDLLKSYAVSAVIGAVALLGFYTVTRLAPRWWWAFGAAGAAGLVVLLSFVLPVLVEPVFNRFTPMEQGPLRTELMAMAERDGVPVRDVLVADASRRTKAVNAYVSGLGPTRRVVVYDTLLREATPAEVTSVVAHELGHARDRDVAVGTLTGALGAAAVVVGLYLLGSWRPLTRLAGVDSVAEPRAFGLLIALVTLAGLIAAPVQAAVSRRVEARADAHALALTGDPATFEAMQRRLAGVNLADPDPPRWEYLWSASHPSTVERMAAARAYAREAGR, from the coding sequence GTGACCCCCCGGGGATGGGCGGTGCTGACCCTGGCCGCCCTGGTGACAGCCCTGCTGGTGGCCGGTGCCCTGCTGGTGCCGTGGAGCCGCCCGCCGGCGCCGCGCGCCGACCAGCTCGCCGCGCTGCGCGACCTGCCGGCCGAGCAGGTCGCCCGGGGGCGGGAGTTCCGTGCCGCGCTGCGCCCCGGGGCGTACGGCGCGCTGGCGCTCGGGCTGCTGGTGGCGCTGCTGCTCGGGCTCACCCCGCTCGGCGCGCGCCTGGTCGAGCTGGCCGGCCGGCCCTTCGGCGACCACTGGATCGCCCGCGCGGTGCTCGGCGGTCTCGCCGTCGTGCTCGTCGCCGACCTGCTCACCCTGCCCTTCGCCGCCTGGCGGCACGCCGTGCTCACCCGCTACGGGCTGAGCACCCACGGCTGGGGCGGCTGGACCGTCGACCTGCTCAAGTCGTACGCGGTCAGCGCGGTGATCGGCGCGGTCGCGCTGCTCGGCTTCTACACCGTCACCCGGCTCGCCCCGCGCTGGTGGTGGGCGTTCGGCGCGGCCGGGGCGGCCGGGCTGGTGGTGCTGCTGTCCTTCGTGCTGCCGGTGCTGGTGGAGCCGGTGTTCAACCGGTTCACCCCGATGGAGCAGGGTCCACTGCGTACCGAGCTGATGGCCATGGCGGAGCGTGACGGCGTGCCGGTGCGCGACGTGCTGGTCGCCGACGCCTCCCGCCGCACGAAGGCGGTCAACGCGTACGTCTCCGGGCTGGGGCCGACCCGGCGGGTGGTCGTCTACGACACCCTGCTGCGCGAGGCCACCCCGGCCGAGGTGACCAGCGTCGTCGCGCACGAGCTGGGGCACGCCCGGGACCGGGACGTCGCCGTCGGCACCCTCACCGGGGCGCTCGGCGCCGCCGCCGTGGTCGTCGGGCTCTACCTGCTCGGCTCGTGGCGGCCGCTGACCCGGCTGGCCGGGGTCGACTCGGTCGCCGAGCCCCGCGCCTTCGGGCTGCTGATCGCCCTGGTGACGCTCGCCGGGCTGATCGCCGCGCCGGTGCAGGCGGCGGTCTCCCGCCGGGTCGAGGCCCGCGCCGACGCGCACGCCCTGGCGCTGACCGGCGACCCGGCCACCTTCGAGGCGATGCAGCGCCGGCTGGCCGGGGTCAACCTGGCCGACCCCGACCCGCCGCGCTGGGAGTACCTCTGGTCGGCGTCGCACCCGTCCACCGTGGAGCGGATGGCCGCCGCCCGCGCCTACGCCAGGGAGGCCGGCAGATGA
- a CDS encoding RelA/SpoT family protein, which translates to MDVDAGHGAALGGALPTQPGELPLARRLRSLLSWPTNDTDPVSPLVRSHRGIHPNADPSVLRRAYTIAENMHRGQFRKSGEPYITHPLAVAEICADLGMDTTTLVAALLHDTVEDTRYTLQALAEDFGREVAHLVDGVTKFDKAFYGKAAEAETIRKMIIAAGKDVRVLIIKLADRLHNMRTLGVRSAASRERIARKTQEVLVPLCDRLGIQTLKRELDDVVLLHLEPDEHARIARHVHDRPGWNTYLDEVVAQAKVALRRSRVDAEVSPRPRHLYSIWKDTVAGGHTAPFDLPRIVIVVDGPATDCYAALGAVHGRWRPIPGRFKDFIASPKNNLYRSLHTSVRGPQDRTVEVLIRTREMHRWAEYGIAADFRFPRSAGPDAVRVDQLAWLRRVLDWEHEAPDPAQFLESLRCDLAEAQIQVVADGRQVVLPAGATPVDLAYELGTERGDHCLAARINGRLAPLSSELEDGDVVEIFTENDAETGFEATAAPRGPRREWLGFVKSPQAQMQINRWFAEHTEPGISIADKVRLGRATIGLALRKHDRGLASDLPLLRLSEELGYPDLETLLVAVFDRAVEPDEVVRQLIDLVDHRQ; encoded by the coding sequence GTGGACGTCGACGCCGGACACGGCGCCGCCCTGGGGGGCGCGCTCCCGACCCAGCCCGGGGAGCTGCCGCTGGCCCGCCGGCTGCGGTCCCTGCTCAGCTGGCCGACCAACGACACCGACCCGGTCAGCCCGCTGGTCCGCAGCCACCGTGGCATCCACCCGAACGCCGACCCGTCGGTGCTGCGCCGGGCGTACACGATCGCGGAGAACATGCACCGCGGTCAGTTCCGCAAGAGCGGCGAGCCGTACATCACCCATCCGCTGGCGGTCGCCGAGATCTGCGCCGACCTCGGCATGGACACCACCACCCTGGTCGCGGCGCTGCTGCACGACACGGTGGAGGACACCCGCTACACGTTGCAGGCGCTCGCCGAGGACTTCGGCCGCGAGGTGGCCCACCTGGTCGACGGGGTGACCAAGTTCGACAAGGCGTTCTACGGCAAGGCCGCCGAGGCGGAGACGATCCGCAAGATGATCATCGCGGCCGGCAAGGACGTCCGGGTGCTGATCATCAAGCTGGCCGACCGGCTGCACAACATGCGCACCCTCGGCGTCCGCTCCGCCGCCTCCCGGGAGCGGATCGCCCGCAAGACCCAGGAGGTGCTCGTCCCGCTCTGCGACCGGTTGGGCATCCAGACCCTCAAACGCGAGCTGGACGACGTGGTGCTGCTGCACCTGGAGCCCGACGAGCACGCCCGCATCGCCCGGCACGTGCACGACCGGCCCGGCTGGAACACGTACCTCGACGAGGTGGTCGCCCAGGCGAAGGTGGCGCTGCGCCGCAGCCGGGTGGACGCCGAGGTGAGCCCCCGCCCCCGGCACCTCTACTCGATCTGGAAGGACACCGTGGCCGGCGGCCACACCGCCCCGTTCGACCTGCCGCGCATCGTGATCGTGGTGGACGGTCCGGCCACCGACTGCTACGCCGCCCTCGGCGCCGTGCACGGCCGCTGGCGGCCGATCCCCGGCCGGTTCAAGGACTTCATCGCCTCGCCGAAGAACAACCTCTACCGGTCCCTGCACACCAGCGTCCGTGGTCCGCAGGACCGCACCGTCGAGGTGCTGATCCGTACCCGGGAGATGCACCGCTGGGCGGAGTACGGCATCGCCGCGGACTTCCGCTTCCCCCGCTCCGCCGGTCCGGACGCGGTGCGGGTCGACCAGCTGGCCTGGCTGCGCCGGGTGCTCGACTGGGAACACGAGGCGCCCGACCCGGCCCAGTTCCTCGAGTCGTTGCGCTGCGACCTGGCCGAGGCGCAGATCCAGGTGGTCGCCGACGGCCGTCAGGTCGTCCTCCCGGCCGGGGCCACCCCGGTCGACCTGGCGTACGAGCTGGGCACCGAACGCGGCGACCACTGTCTCGCCGCCCGGATCAACGGGCGGCTGGCCCCGCTCTCCTCCGAACTGGAGGACGGCGACGTGGTGGAGATCTTCACCGAGAACGACGCCGAGACCGGGTTCGAGGCGACGGCCGCCCCGCGCGGCCCACGCCGGGAGTGGCTCGGCTTCGTCAAGTCGCCCCAGGCCCAGATGCAGATCAACCGCTGGTTCGCCGAGCACACCGAGCCGGGTATCTCCATCGCCGACAAGGTACGCCTGGGCCGGGCCACCATCGGCCTGGCGCTGCGCAAGCACGACCGGGGTCTGGCCAGCGACCTGCCGCTGCTGCGGCTGTCCGAGGAACTCGGCTACCCCGACCTGGAGACCCTGCTGGTCGCGGTCTTCGACCGGGCGGTCGAGCCGGACGAGGTGGTCCGGCAGCTCATCGACCTGGTGGACCACCGCCAGTAA
- a CDS encoding NUDIX hydrolase codes for MIPRSRATGRAVAYKVFYRLPVTMRRRLVRLAVPKYVVGAVTLVRDSEAEGVGRILLLRQPPGYSWTLPAGLLQRAEAPVVGAARELYEESGIRLAPDRLRPAVPNALVHAKGWVDMVFETEVPASTTTLKVDGAEVFEAAWHSLDDLPRLSRATAFLLGHYGIGPLAGQTPPAGRPPA; via the coding sequence ATGATCCCCCGCTCGCGCGCCACCGGCCGGGCCGTCGCCTACAAGGTCTTCTACCGCCTGCCGGTGACGATGCGGCGGCGGCTGGTCCGGCTCGCCGTGCCGAAGTACGTCGTCGGCGCGGTCACCCTCGTCCGGGACAGCGAAGCCGAGGGTGTGGGCCGCATCCTGCTGCTGCGCCAGCCTCCCGGCTACAGCTGGACCCTGCCCGCCGGCCTGCTCCAGCGCGCCGAGGCCCCCGTCGTGGGCGCCGCCCGCGAGCTGTACGAGGAGTCGGGCATCCGGCTGGCTCCCGACCGGCTGCGCCCGGCCGTGCCGAACGCGCTGGTGCACGCCAAGGGCTGGGTCGACATGGTCTTCGAGACGGAGGTGCCGGCGTCGACCACCACGCTCAAGGTGGACGGCGCGGAGGTCTTCGAGGCCGCCTGGCACTCGCTGGACGACCTGCCCCGGCTCAGCCGGGCCACCGCCTTCCTCCTCGGTCACTACGGCATCGGTCCGTTGGCCGGGCAGACCCCGCCCGCCGGCCGGCCCCCGGCGTGA
- a CDS encoding NYN domain-containing protein: MPLTEPYDDHLPEERSSAAAPEAGVDPGAGAPEPEPVLPEPVLPEPVRQRIVALTAAVLPGLPADEVPVPLRRVAKFAPNRRARLGAPAIAAQLTADPLFRQRVTARVLADAGDLGAAVVDGTAPAAADPVEVAALAYLARPRGWRELIDASGAAVRAEADSAVVAELVREAEQRAGRAEHDRAVARVEAEKLRDELARVREELGQLREEARQLSRTLRETQARERKANELLATERGRAARAAADADAELRRARARLAEAEAAAGVARASAKEARSVDDARLWLLLETIGQAAVGLRRELALDPVDKLPADFVADAFAENPAAAPAGGPAARARDTDDPARLDQLLALPRAHLVVDGYNVTKRGFGEMSLEQQRKRLITGLGGIAAQTGDEVTVVFDGAERMHGLPPTPRGVRVLFSRKGETADELIRRLVRAEPAGRPVVVVSSDREVADGVRRHGAYPLGADSLLRRLSRS, encoded by the coding sequence ATGCCCCTCACCGAGCCGTACGACGACCACCTCCCCGAGGAGAGGTCGTCCGCCGCCGCGCCCGAGGCCGGCGTCGACCCGGGTGCGGGGGCGCCCGAGCCGGAGCCGGTCCTGCCGGAGCCGGTCCTGCCGGAGCCGGTCCGCCAGCGCATCGTGGCGCTGACCGCCGCCGTGCTGCCCGGCCTGCCCGCCGACGAGGTGCCGGTGCCGCTGCGCCGGGTGGCCAAGTTCGCCCCGAACCGCCGGGCCCGCCTCGGCGCCCCGGCGATCGCCGCCCAGCTCACCGCCGATCCGCTGTTCCGGCAGCGGGTCACCGCCCGGGTGCTCGCCGACGCCGGCGACCTGGGCGCGGCCGTGGTCGACGGGACCGCCCCGGCCGCCGCCGACCCGGTCGAGGTGGCCGCGCTGGCGTACCTTGCCCGGCCCCGGGGCTGGCGGGAGCTGATCGACGCCAGTGGCGCGGCGGTGCGCGCCGAGGCGGACAGCGCCGTCGTCGCCGAGCTGGTCCGCGAGGCCGAGCAGCGGGCCGGCCGCGCCGAGCACGACCGGGCGGTGGCCCGGGTCGAGGCGGAGAAGCTCCGCGACGAGCTGGCCCGGGTCCGCGAGGAGCTGGGCCAGCTGCGGGAGGAGGCCCGGCAGCTCAGCCGGACGCTGCGGGAGACCCAGGCGCGCGAGCGCAAGGCCAACGAGCTGCTCGCCACCGAGCGGGGCCGGGCCGCCCGGGCGGCCGCCGACGCCGACGCCGAGCTGCGCCGGGCACGGGCCCGCCTCGCCGAGGCCGAGGCGGCGGCCGGGGTGGCCCGGGCCAGCGCCAAGGAGGCCCGCTCCGTCGACGACGCCCGGCTCTGGCTGCTGCTGGAGACCATCGGGCAGGCCGCCGTCGGGCTCCGCCGGGAGCTGGCGCTGGACCCGGTGGACAAGCTGCCCGCCGACTTCGTGGCCGACGCCTTCGCCGAGAACCCGGCGGCGGCGCCCGCCGGCGGACCGGCGGCCCGGGCCCGCGACACCGACGACCCGGCCCGGCTGGACCAGCTCCTCGCCCTGCCCCGGGCCCACCTGGTGGTGGACGGCTACAACGTCACCAAACGCGGCTTCGGCGAGATGTCCCTCGAACAGCAGCGCAAACGCCTGATCACCGGGCTCGGCGGGATCGCCGCGCAGACCGGCGACGAGGTGACCGTCGTGTTCGACGGGGCCGAGCGGATGCACGGGCTGCCGCCCACCCCGCGCGGGGTCCGGGTGCTCTTCTCCCGCAAGGGGGAGACCGCCGACGAGCTGATCCGCCGGCTGGTGCGGGCCGAGCCGGCCGGGCGGCCGGTGGTGGTGGTCTCCTCCGACCGGGAGGTCGCCGACGGGGTGCGCCGGCACGGGGCGTACCCGCTCGGCGCGGACTCGCTGCTGCGCCGGCTGTCCCGCTCCTAG
- a CDS encoding DUF4142 domain-containing protein, which translates to MLGIKRLGLLAALVLVGIAPAAAAQAAAQPSQQDTQYLQAVHQVNLFEIAAGDLAQQKGQNADVKRLGEMFKTDHTQLDQTVQSTAQQLGVTLPNEPTADQQRVADELNNLSGAEFDRAWVTAQLAGHVQAIQATQTEISQGSEQSVIQLAQDALPVLQAHYDELVALAQQLGIPVPQASASGTPSPGGTTTPAPGGTTESPAPGGTTEQPAPGGTTETPAPGNS; encoded by the coding sequence ATGTTGGGTATCAAACGCCTGGGACTGCTGGCCGCGCTGGTCCTGGTCGGCATCGCGCCGGCCGCGGCCGCGCAGGCCGCCGCCCAGCCGTCACAGCAGGACACGCAGTATCTGCAGGCGGTTCACCAGGTGAACCTGTTCGAGATCGCGGCGGGCGACCTGGCCCAGCAGAAGGGCCAGAACGCGGACGTCAAGCGGCTCGGCGAGATGTTCAAGACGGACCACACCCAGCTCGACCAGACGGTGCAGAGCACCGCGCAGCAGTTGGGTGTGACCCTGCCGAATGAGCCCACCGCCGACCAGCAGCGGGTCGCCGACGAGCTGAACAACCTCAGCGGCGCCGAGTTCGACCGGGCGTGGGTGACGGCCCAGCTGGCCGGTCACGTGCAGGCCATCCAGGCCACCCAGACCGAGATCTCGCAGGGTTCCGAGCAGTCGGTGATCCAGCTGGCCCAGGACGCGCTGCCGGTCCTGCAGGCCCACTACGACGAACTGGTCGCCCTGGCCCAGCAGCTGGGCATCCCGGTCCCGCAGGCCAGCGCCAGCGGCACCCCGAGCCCGGGTGGCACCACCACGCCGGCTCCGGGCGGCACCACCGAGTCCCCGGCTCCGGGCGGCACGACCGAGCAGCCCGCTCCGGGTGGCACCACCGAGACGCCGGCTCCGGGTAACAGCTGA
- a CDS encoding DEDD exonuclease domain-containing protein, producing the protein MAPGEYVQQTLAGLDPTAGGGVDPTLPLYATTFVVVDLETTGGAPDGGGITEIGAVKVRGGEELGVLATLVNPGVPIPPFITVLTGITQAMLVPAPPIEQVLPSFLEFISDAVLVAHNAPYDVGFLKAACAKHGYRWPNPRVLDTAALARRVLTRDEVPNRKLGTLAAYFRTATQPTHRALDDAKATVDVLHGLIARLGGHRVDTVGEAIEFARAVTPTQRRKRHLAEGLPKAPGVYIFRAADDRPLYVGTSGDIATRVRSYFTAAEKRARMSEMLAAAERVEAVECAHPLEAEVRELRLIAAHAPPYNRRSKFPERMVWLKLTDEAYPRLSVVRALSVTDTAYLGPFRSKQAAELAAAGFHDAVPLRQCTHRLSLRTVTPACALAELGRCPAPCEHRITPDEYDHRAAAPFRTATTNDPQVVVDALLARIETLSAAQRYEEAAVVRSRLAAVLRATVRMQRLAALTRIAELAAARPAAGGGWELALVRHGRLAGAGVSPPGVHPRPTIAAIRATAETVPPGHGPVPRASAEETERILSWLERPETRLVEMTDEWSSPISGAARFRDLLAKAENGGSHQLSTERS; encoded by the coding sequence GTGGCACCTGGGGAGTACGTCCAGCAGACGCTGGCCGGTCTGGATCCGACGGCGGGCGGCGGGGTCGACCCGACCCTGCCGCTCTACGCGACCACCTTCGTGGTGGTCGACCTGGAGACCACCGGCGGGGCGCCGGACGGCGGCGGGATCACCGAGATCGGCGCGGTCAAGGTGCGCGGCGGCGAGGAGCTGGGGGTGCTCGCCACCCTGGTCAACCCGGGGGTGCCGATCCCGCCGTTCATCACCGTCCTGACCGGCATCACCCAGGCCATGCTGGTGCCCGCCCCGCCGATCGAGCAGGTGCTGCCGAGCTTTCTGGAGTTCATCTCCGACGCGGTGCTGGTCGCCCACAACGCCCCCTACGACGTGGGCTTCCTCAAGGCCGCCTGCGCCAAGCACGGCTACCGCTGGCCCAACCCCCGGGTGCTCGACACCGCGGCGCTGGCCCGGCGGGTGCTCACCCGCGACGAGGTGCCCAACCGCAAGCTCGGCACCCTCGCCGCGTACTTCCGCACCGCCACCCAGCCGACCCACCGGGCGCTGGACGACGCTAAGGCCACCGTCGACGTGCTGCACGGGCTGATCGCCCGGCTCGGCGGGCACCGGGTCGACACGGTCGGCGAGGCGATCGAGTTCGCCCGGGCGGTCACCCCGACCCAGCGGCGCAAGCGGCACCTCGCCGAAGGGCTGCCCAAGGCGCCCGGGGTCTACATCTTCCGGGCCGCCGACGACCGGCCGCTCTACGTCGGCACCTCCGGCGACATCGCCACCCGGGTGCGCAGCTACTTCACCGCCGCCGAGAAGCGGGCCCGGATGTCGGAGATGCTGGCCGCCGCCGAGCGGGTGGAGGCGGTCGAGTGCGCCCACCCGCTCGAGGCGGAGGTCCGCGAGCTGCGGCTGATCGCCGCGCACGCGCCGCCGTACAACCGCCGCTCCAAGTTCCCGGAGCGGATGGTCTGGCTCAAGCTGACCGACGAGGCGTACCCGCGGCTGTCCGTGGTGCGCGCCCTCTCCGTGACCGACACCGCGTACCTCGGGCCGTTCCGCTCCAAGCAGGCCGCCGAGCTGGCCGCCGCGGGGTTCCACGACGCGGTCCCGCTGCGCCAGTGCACCCACCGGCTCTCGCTGCGCACGGTCACGCCGGCCTGCGCGCTGGCCGAGCTGGGCCGCTGCCCGGCGCCCTGCGAGCACCGGATCACCCCCGACGAGTACGACCACCGCGCCGCCGCCCCGTTCCGCACCGCGACCACGAACGACCCGCAGGTGGTGGTCGACGCCCTGCTCGCCCGGATCGAGACGCTCTCGGCGGCCCAGCGCTACGAGGAGGCCGCGGTGGTGCGCTCCCGGCTGGCGGCGGTGCTGCGGGCCACCGTACGGATGCAGCGGCTGGCCGCGCTGACCCGGATCGCCGAGCTGGCCGCCGCCCGGCCCGCCGCCGGCGGTGGCTGGGAGCTGGCGCTGGTCCGGCACGGCCGGCTGGCCGGGGCCGGGGTCTCCCCGCCCGGCGTCCACCCCCGACCGACCATCGCCGCGATCCGGGCGACCGCCGAGACGGTGCCACCGGGGCACGGACCGGTGCCCCGGGCCTCCGCCGAGGAGACCGAACGCATCCTGTCCTGGTTGGAACGACCGGAGACCCGCCTGGTGGAGATGACCGACGAGTGGTCCTCGCCGATCTCCGGCGCGGCCCGCTTCCGCGACCTCCTGGCGAAGGCCGAGAACGGAGGATCCCACCAACTCTCGACCGAACGCTCATGA
- a CDS encoding sugar phosphate nucleotidyltransferase, producing MCAVVLAAGEGTRLRPLTARVPKALCPVGNVPLLDRALARLAGLGLAGPGRVAVNACYLADQVVAHVGERAHLSVEPGEPLGTAGGLGNLRDWIDGRGVLVGNADAYLADPHAAPGPDVAALLDGWDGHGVRLLGRPAADPAAPGTFAGHVFTGFSLLPWRLVRDLPPTFGDLVRAVWRPAEAAGALEVMAYPGTFYDTGTPGDYLAANLHAAGDGALVDPAATVTGRVRRAVVGAGAVVRGDVERVVVWPGATVGPHERLRDVIRAGDDLTVPAGAPGPGQRR from the coding sequence ATCTGTGCGGTGGTGCTCGCCGCCGGTGAGGGGACCCGGCTCCGCCCGCTGACCGCGCGGGTGCCCAAGGCGCTCTGTCCCGTCGGCAACGTGCCGCTGCTCGACCGGGCGCTGGCCCGGCTCGCCGGGCTGGGCCTGGCCGGGCCCGGGCGGGTCGCGGTGAACGCCTGCTACCTGGCCGATCAGGTGGTCGCGCACGTCGGTGAGCGGGCCCATCTCTCGGTGGAGCCGGGCGAGCCGCTGGGCACCGCCGGTGGGCTGGGCAACCTGCGCGACTGGATCGACGGACGCGGGGTGCTGGTCGGCAACGCCGACGCGTACCTCGCCGATCCGCACGCGGCCCCGGGCCCGGACGTCGCCGCGCTGCTCGACGGCTGGGACGGGCACGGCGTACGACTGCTCGGTCGACCGGCCGCGGACCCGGCGGCTCCCGGCACCTTCGCCGGGCACGTCTTCACCGGGTTCTCGCTGCTGCCGTGGCGGCTGGTCCGCGACCTGCCGCCCACCTTCGGCGACCTGGTCCGGGCGGTGTGGCGGCCGGCGGAGGCGGCGGGCGCGCTGGAGGTGATGGCCTACCCGGGCACGTTCTACGACACCGGCACCCCGGGCGACTACCTGGCCGCCAACCTGCACGCCGCCGGCGACGGCGCCCTCGTCGATCCGGCGGCCACGGTGACCGGCCGGGTACGCCGGGCGGTGGTCGGGGCCGGAGCGGTGGTGCGCGGCGACGTGGAACGGGTGGTGGTCTGGCCCGGCGCGACCGTCGGGCCGCACGAGCGGCTGCGCGACGTGATCCGGGCCGGCGACGACCTGACCGTGCCGGCCGGCGCACCGGGGCCCGGGCAGCGGCGCTGA